CGAGGAGCTCCCACTACGGCGGTTCTCTGCCTAATGTCAACCAGATTGGCTGTGGGCTGGCTGAGTTCCAGGTAAGCGGACACCGGCCGAGGGGGATCGCGGGCTCTCGGGCGACCTCCCCTGCGGACTTACCTGCCTCTTCCGGCAGAGCCCCCTCCACTCACCTCTGGATTCGGCTCGGGGCACACGGCACCACGGGCTGGTGGAACGAGTGCAGCGTGACCCCCGGAGGATGGTGTCCCCGCTCCGCCGTTGCCCCCGCCACATATCCTTCCGGGGGcgtgggggcaggcaggggaggagacGGGGTTCCGGGGGAACTCATGGGAGGGAGGGGCTCTGTGTGCGGCTCCGTCCCCGTCCATTCCGGGCCTCCCAGACAAGCCACCGTTCGGCCCGTGTGACCGCGACGGCGCCCGTGATGGGGGACATAGGTCTCCTGCCGCAGGGGGTCTGGTCCCCTCTTCACGTTTTGCCTCCCCTTTCTCTTGGTAGCTCTCGGTTGTGGAGACGTTCACTGCGCTGCTTCCCATGCCCCATCCCGCTACTCTGCCTTATTCTCCCAGCTCTGCTGGGCCCGGTTCCCTTTTCTCTTGCATTCTTTGGCCCTGGCATTGCCCCTCacggaagaggaggagggaggtgcTCGCTTCTCTGAGCAGCTGGTCCACCTGCTCCAGTGTCCTGTGCTTCTCTGGTCTCTGTgtcccccgcccctcctccctttctccttaaCTGGTGTGCTCACGTCGACAGCTCGCCCTATGGTCCTGCCTACTTGTCTCCTCCCCCGGAGTCTGGCTGGCGGAGGTCAGTGTCTAGGGCAGGCAGCATCTCCTGTCCACTCTCAGCTGTGTCTCTGGAGGGAGCTTGGCTTGGGGCTAGGCTTGTTGGTCGAGGCTTTGAACAATCCTTCCTCCATGACGGctggctgggaggggtgggggcaggcgcAGTAGGTGGGTCAGAGTCCAGCCCTGGCCGTGTTGACACGGGCAGCCAAGCCTCCGGGTCCAGCCAGTGCAGGACCAATGGTCACAGTGGCTGGCTGGGGTGTGTGCatctggggagggagcaggccgCCTCTCCCCAGGACTGGGTGCCAGGTGTGCTGGTCTGGCCCCGGGTGTCCGAGCCTCCCCGGGCCAAGTCATCCTCAGTGCTTGTACCGGCATGGctgctgggctcctgggctccGGGATTCTTACTCAGCGGGTCCCGGCAGAGACAAGTTGAGAATTTCCAGGTCTCTTAGCTTGACTGTGGGAGAGGGGTCAGGGGTCCAGGTAGCAGAAGATCCAGGAAGGAGGCGTGGCCCTGGGCGCTCAGCCCTGTCTGTCTTCTGCTTGTGGCCTGgtcctccccagccccatgctTGCTCTCCCTGGATAGCCTTGCTCATCCTGACAttgtatccccccccccccccccccccccccccccccgggccccttccccccccccccctcccgccccccccccccccccgcagggcGGTGCCCTGGGGCAGTTTCCCTGCGGAGAAGGGCCAGATGTTTCGACTACCATCTGCGCTGAACAGGTGATGGCCCTGGCCGTCTCAGAGCCACCTCTCTTATCTGTCCTGTCAGGCCACCCTCCACCCGGCTTCCTGTCCCAGCCCTGCTAGCgtttcccctgctgagcagggcctgGGGACCAGAAACAAGGTCCCACCCAGCTCatctctgccccccccaccccgcccccccaggaCGAGTTCTGACTCTGCCCTTCACACCAGCGTGATGAACCCCAGCCCTCAGGACACTTATCcaggccctgcccctcccagcatCCTGCCCGGCCGCCGTGGAGGTAAATGGCCTGGCCCCGGGAAGGGAGTGACCTGAGGAGCTTTAGTCGGAAGTGCATAGAGAAGTCCAGACTGTAGCCAACTGTCCCGCATCCTTTGTAGGTTTTCTGGATGGTGAAGTGGATTCCAGAGGTATGTGTCCCACGCCACTCGTGGGTACCGATGCCCACGACCTTCAGGGCTGGTGTTGGGGGCTTCGTGCTGGGTCTGCTCACTTCGGCGGCTTCTGCCTGACTCCTTTCCAGCCGTCTCATCGTCAGTCTTTCTCTTTCAAGTCCCTGCTATTGAGGAGAACGTGCTGGACGACAGGCATTTGCTGAAGCCATGGGATCCTAAGAAGGTCGGTGCGGCCCACTTTCCGGTTCTTTCTGTGGGGCGGGGCTTCCTCCGTCCTCCGGAGCCCTGGCCTCCTTCCCACGTTATTCCTTCTCTCCTCAGCTGTCCTCATCCTCTTCCCGACCGCGGTCCTGTGAAGTCCCTGGAATTAAGTAGGTGCCTCTGTTAGGCTGCCCGAGGGGCCGAGGGACACGTGGGAGGCCGGCCTCTGCCCcatctcccctctcttcctgtgcCCTGCAGCGCCTTCCCATCCCCCGACCAGCCTGCCGGCGTGCCTGGCCTCCCACCTGCCATGAACACGGGCGGCTCCCTACCCGACCTCACCAGCCTGCACTTCCCCCCCGCCACTGCCCACTCCCCTGGACCCGGAGGAGATGGCCTACCCCAGCCTGAGCGGGGGCAACAGTACCTCCAATCTGACCCACACCATGACCCACCTCGGCATCAGCGGGGGCCTGGGCCCTGGCGCGGGCTACGATGCGCCGGGTGAGCGGCTGTCCTggctggaggggggggggcggggggctgggggagctggGCCGGGAGCCTCCTGTGACCGCCCGCGCCAGTCCTCCCCAGGAATTCTACACGGCAGGCGCGGCTCTCTCTCGAAAGGTGGTGGCGGCAGCCCCCGGGTGGGCCGTGCCGGCCGCACTGtcagggacagagcagggaggaCATTGTGTCGCCGCGTCATAGTCTGGTCGCTGCTCTCTGTTCTGGGCAGAAAGCAGCCGGGCCCCGTCGGTAACGTTGGCCCCCGTGCTTCTTGTCTGTGCCTGCAGGACTGCAGTCCCCTGGCAGCCGCCTGTCCTTGCGGCCCTCCCTGAGCAATCCCAGCCGCCAGGCCTCCCTGAGCGGCCCCCAGCCCCCGCTGCAGGGCTCCCACAGCCACCCCTCCCTGCCGGCCTCCTCCCTGGGCCGCCAGGCACTGCCCGCCGCCTCGCTGGGCCACCCCTCGCTCAGTGCCCCGGCCCTGTCCTCCTCCAGTTCCTCCTCCGCTTCAGCTCCCGCGCTGGGTGCCCCCCCTTACCCCCCTTCGACCCCCGGAGCCTCCCCCCGCCACCGTCGCGTGCCCCTCAGCCCCCTGAGTTTGCCCGCGGGCCCAGCTGAAGCCAGAAGGTCCCAACAGCAGCTGCCCAAACAGTTTTCGCCAACAATGTCACCCACCTTGTCCTCCATCACTCAGGTACGCGTGGCGGCCTTGTGTCCCTGTCTGTTTGCTCCTCTCTCCCCGCCACACGCCCCCTCCCACGCCCCTCGCTCCTGTGCTTCTccgctccctccttcctctgtgccccTCATTTTGGGGGTGAGCCGCTTCCCGGTTCAcggcccacccccaccccatcccggGACAGGTGCTGTGCGGGCCGAGAGCCTCGCCGCCTCACCTGTGGGACACGGGTGCCGTCCTAAGGGTCACAGGAGCCGCATCCGGGCTGTGCTTAGGCTGGGCCCAGCCAGGGGCAGCCCCGCAGGTCGTAGCTTTtcctcccctgcttctcccccagctgcTTTCCTCGTGTGTTTTGTCTCACGCCTCCATCCTGTCCTGCCCCGGCCGCCGCTGCTCTTCTTCCGCAGAGTTCATAGAGTCAGGGGCTCTTGGGTCACGGAGCCCCATCTCTTCGTGGTACAGAGGAGGGCACTGCCCGGAGGGAAAGTACTTTCCGAGCTCGCTTAGCAAGTTAGGGGGAGTTGGGAGCTGAAGGAGAACCAGTgagggctccttcctcagcgcCCAGCCGCGCGGcaacccctgccccttctctgggCCGCAGCCCTTCCCAGGGATGGGCGGTCCGCGCCCCCGGAGGCAGGTCTGCAGCCAGGCCTGCCGGGGCTCTGCTCCCTGCAGCCCGGATCAagcctcacctccctccctccttcctgctctccctgtgTCTGCCCTTAAGTCCCTCGAGTCCACGGGGCGCGCACCTGcggcggggggtgagggggtgggggccggTGGTGGCCGCGCTCACTTGCTCTGGTCCTGATGTGCGTGGTGATTGCGGGCACCCAGCCCCGGGGTGTCCCGTGGAACGCTGGCACGTTTGTGTTGAGGATGGTTGTGGCTTCACAGGGTGGGAAGCCCTGGCTGAGGGGCTCTCCTGAGGGgtaagcttctccctctttccttgcTTCTCTTCAGGGTGTCCCCTTGGATACCAGCAAGCTGTCCACTGACCAGCGGCTGCCTCCATATCCATACAGCACCCCTGGTTTGCTTCTGCCCAGCCAACCGGCCACCCCAAAGCCTCTGCAGCAGCCCGGGCTGACCTCCCAGGCCTGCTCCAGGCAGCCCTCCGGGGGACAGCCCCTGGGCCGGCCGCTGCACTTCGGGTCACTGTACCCGCCCAGCTCCGGTGGGCAAGGGCAGCCGTCTTACCACCGGCCAGGAAGTGACTTCGGCCTGGGGAGTGTGAGTACCCGGGTCCAAAAGcaggggggaggttgggggggggggtgggctcgAGGGGCCCCTGCGTCGCATCGCTGGTGCACACTGAATTGGCAGATccggggtggtgggggagaggctcCGACCCCTGGAGCGCAGAGCTCCGCCAGCCCGAGGCTTCTGCCTTCCTGCGTCTGACCCCTGCTCTCGCTGCTGCCCCCCAGCCCGCTCTGCGCAGCGCGCTTGCTGACGACAGCCACTCTGACGCCTTCTCTCCGGGGCATGCCCACGCTCTGTCCCGGCAGGTACGGCGCCCACACCAACTCCGGGCCTGGTGCTTGCCGCTTGGGCTCTGCTTGCCACCTTCTTCCCGACTCTGCGCTGATCTCTGCAGTCGGGGGCAGGGCGTGCTTTGCTGGACAAACAGGACGGATTTGCCAGGCAGGCAGGGTCAGTGGGACCCCCGTTCTGAAGTGCCTCCTCGGGCCCTGTCCGTGTGTCCGTAGCTGGAGCAGTTCACCATGGAGAGCCCGTCAGCCAGCCTGGCGCTGGATCCCCCTGGCTTTTCTGAAGGACCTGGATTTTTAGGGGGCGAGGGGCCAGTGAGTAGCCTCCAGGACCCTCATGCCCTCAACCACCAGAACTTGACCCGCTGTTCCCGCCGTGCCTCAGGGCCCAACGTCCTCCTCCCAGGTGAGCAGtgtggggggcggcggggcgcAGTGTGGGGGGCAGCGGGCGCAGTATGGGGGAGGTCCATTCCCCAGTGCATCAGGAGGCCCGGGGTTGTAGAGGAGTGGACGGGCTGCGGGCCTCACCCATCTCTTCTGCCCACACAGGGGAGTCCTCCCCAGGTTTCTCCAAGGAGATTGCGGCGGCCCTGGCCGGAGTGCCTGGCTTTGAGGGGCCAGccgctgggctggggctggggctggaggaggaccTGCGCATGGAACCGCTGGGCCTAGAAGGGCTCCACATGCTGAGTGACCCCTGTGCGCTGCTGCCCGATCCTGCTGTGGAGGACTCGTTCCGCAGCGACCGGCTGCAGTGAGGGGCCTTGGCGGAGCCCCTCTTCGTGACCGTTCCCCATCACTGTCCCTTTCCTCCCAACCCCCTGGCCAGTAGAGACTCCACTCTGCCCCCAGATCCTCTTTCTCACATGAATGAGGGATCCTAGGAATGAGAAAAAGTGAGGGGTTTGTCCAGGTGGCCCCTGAATTCTGCACAAGGGGCGGGCCTGGGGGAGCCGCAGGGAGGGCCTGAAGCACTTGTAACTTTGAACCTGAACCGTCTGTCTGGAGGTCAGAGCCTGTTGGAAGGCTGGGGGGGGTGAAGGGGGGACCCTGAGGCCTTGGGGTGGGCAGTGCCAGCCCCTCCTCACAACTCCTCCCCCTTGCGGTGGAGGAGAGAGCCAGAgtggatattattttttattaaatatattatatgttaataaaaaaatcatatcaaaCACTTGGTGTGGTGTCTATTCTTGGGGATGCATTTGGGGATCCAGAGAATCCCTGGGGCCAGGCCCTTGTGTCTGTTAGGGTTTCTGCATCTTCCTGTCACTGTTGTGGCTCGTGGCAGGGTCCCAGCCTCAGAATTTGTACCCAGCATGGAATGTGGCAGTCACGACTGGAAGCGACTGGATGCCGGCTCCCAGACAGCACGAGGGCTCTCCTGTGTgcggcccccccgcccccgggccctgGCTGGGAGTCAGGCAAGGAGGCCGCTGCCTGCTGAGCACTCAGGctgctgtccccccacccccggagcaGCTGGCCCCAAGCCCCAAGGACCGCCTGGCAGAGGGAGGGTCTCCAGGAGGATTTTATGCCCCGGGTGGGTGCCGGGCAGGGCTCGGGTTGGCTCCCTCTTTCGTACGGGCCTTTTGATCCCGGAGAACCTGGAAGACAAGTGGTACCTGGCCAGGCTCTGACCTCGCGCTGCGGCGCTGCGGGTCTGCGCCTGGCTTCCTCCCCGCGCCCGCATTCCCAGCCCGGCCGGCTCTGTTCCGCTGTCCCTGTGTGCCAGCCGGCCTGCTCGCAGGGTCCCCACGGGCCCTCCTCTTTCTGTCTCGGGCTGCCAGCCCTCCGGCCGCAGGAGCCTCTGCCCTCCGCTCCTGTCCCCGCCGCGACCGGCCGCCTCCGGGACTCGCGCACCGCGCAGCGCCGCCGTCCGCTCTTCCTCTGTCCAAAGCCCCCCTTTCCGGACAGGGAACCGAGAGCTTGTGGCCGAGGCCCGCAGGGGATGCAGGGTGCCCCAGACCTGGGAGTGGGGGCGTCGCGGGGTCGGCGCAGCCTGGGCCTCCCGGGGCCCGCGGCCAGGCGCCCTGGCGGCATGTGACCCGGCCCCGGGGCCGGCCCGGCGCCCGCCGCCAGCGTGCAGGGGGCCCTCCCGGCCGCCAGGGGTCGCGCTGCAGGCGCCGGGCGGGCGCGGCGGGGTCACGGCCgcggtgggggtgtggggggggccGCGGGGAAAGCGGGGCGCGCGGACGAGCCCGGCGTGGCGCCCCCGCCGCCTGTCCCTCCGCCCGCCGCCCGGCGGGGAGCGCGCTGAGCCGGGCGCCATGTCCGGGGCCGGGtagcccgccgcccgccgcccgccgcccgcctccGAGCCGCCCGCCCGCGGGCCGGGGGCCGGGGAGCCGCGGGCCGGCAGGTAgggccgggcggggggcggggggcggggagggggggcgggcggggcggcgggcggcgctGCTGGTTCCGCTTCCTCCGCCGCGGGGAAGTGAAAGCGCGGGGAGCCTGCCGGGCAGGGGCGGGCGCGCAGGTGTGCggggggcgccccccccccccgcccgcccccccccccccccccccggccgcgGCCCCCGGGCCGGGGCCCGCCGCGGGCGGCcgcgccgggggggggggggggggggggcgggggggggggggcgggggggggcgcgCGGGGCGGCGGAGGGCGGCTGCGGGCCGGCCCCGCGGTCCCCCCCGCCGCACGCCCCGGGGCCGACTTCCGCCCGCGCAGCTTCCCCTCGCGGGTTTCGGGAagtgccctcccttcccctcccgaGCGCCCCGTGCCTCGGGCCCTGAGCTGCAGCCTCCCGCCGAGCTGCTCCCCAGGCTGCGCGCCCGGGCTCTGGGGacccccccggggccccccgcTGTCGGGTTGGGCCATGGCGGCAGGTGAGGACCCCGTGCGCGGAGGCCCGTGGGGCGCCCGGCTCCCTCCCTGCGTCCTGCGAGCGAGGGCGGGTGGCCGGACCGCCTCCCGCGGCGGCGTCGACCTAACTTCAGGCTCCTGGAGGTGGAGGGCGCTGGGCTTTCCGTCGGGTTAGTGCGCAGGGAGGAGAAAGGACACGAGTCTGGGGAAGACGCACGAAAACTTGGGTCTTGTGGGCCTTCCTGGAAACCCGTGGGGTCCTGCTGAAAACCCAGAGGTGCGCTCTTTAAGAACCTTAGCTGGACCGGGAGGTTCTGATGATGTCATCAGTAGAGGGGGAAGGTCGGAAACCCTTCAAACTGACTGTCAGGTCGGCATGATGTCACTGCAGGCCATTACAGAGAAGACTGTGGTCCCGGCCGCCAGGAGTCAGGCCGGGTGGGCCCTTTAAAGGGATTAGGGGAGCCGTGTGGGGTCAGAGCCCAGGGCAGCTGTGGGCGATGCAGCGGAGCAGGGCTTGCCTGGGGAGCCGGTGGGTGCCACCCGGAGGGAGGGTCCTGGCCTCCTTCCTTGCCTGGTGACGTCACAGGCCGGCTAGCTCAGGGTTGGCCGAGCAccactgacctcccctcccctcggAAGGActgaggagaggagggagcagagggtggCCCCGGGGTCGCCTCCCTTGCTTCTTCACATCTCCTCCCCGCCGCCGTTCCAGATGCCGTGAGCGAGGGGGGGGGCCATGGCGGAGGAGCGGCCCCCCCGGCTGGTGGACTACTTCGTGGTAGCTGGGCTTGCAGGGAACGGAGCACCCGTCCCGGAGGAGACGTGTGTCCCCGAACCCAGTGGGCCCCTGCGCGCTCCCCGGCCAGCCGATCCCATCACGGACGTGGCAGTCATTGCCAGGGCGCTGGGCGAGGAGGTGCCACAGGGCTACACCTGCATCCAGACCTCGGCGGGGGGCCACCCCTTGGAACTCAGTGCTGGCCTCCTGGGGGGAACTCAGCCGGTCATCTGCTACCGCAGGGGCCGTGACAAGCCCCCCCTCGTTGAGCTGGGGTGCGTGTCCCTCCTGTGTGGGCaccaggggaggtggggagagtcAGGGGCTGGGTTGCGGGCAGGAGGAGAGCAGGCCGGAgacagggagcagggggaggtggaTGCACCCGGTCCATACGTGGAGTTGGGCGGTGGACTAGTGTGGCTGCTGGCTCGCTGTGGGATCTGGGGCCGGGTCTTGAGCCCCtctggagaagggaagggacacCGCCCCACAGGGTGGTTGAGAAGATTGAAGGAGGCTATCCGCATGTGGGACTTGGCTCGGGGTCATAAGTGGAAGCTTTTCCTCTTGGCGCTTACAAATGAGTAGGAGGAGAGCCGCGGGAGGCTGGAGAGGGGCGTACTGACCCAGAAGCAGAGCCGAGCTTAGGAGAGGACGCACAGGGTTCTGGAGGGTAGAGCCCTGCAGGAAGTGGGCCCTGCTGCCCGGTTTGATAGGGCCAAGGCTGCAAGGCTGGTGGGTAGGACTAGTTGGCCAGATCTGGCAGGAATGGGGTCTTTCTCGTCTGCCCCGAGACCTTGACGTCTGTGCCCGCTCTCTGCGTCCAGGGTCCTGTATGAAGGGAAGGAACGACCCAAGCCTGGCGTCCAGGTGCTGGACACGACCCCCTATAGCCACTCGGCCAACCTGGCCCCTCCCGGCCCTGGGCACCCCCGCACCTACCTCACTTGCCGGCGGGCAGCAGAGGGGGCGGGGCTCCATGCCCTGGGCATCACGGACCTCTGCCTGGTGCTGCCCAGCAAGGGCGAGGGCACGCCTCATACTTACTGCCGACTGGCCCGCAACCTCAACCCTGGCATGGTGAGCAGGGCCCCTTGGCCGGGTGCGAAGGCCTGCACCGAGCTGGTGTGGGGGTTGGGCACAGGGCATAGAGGGCGCCCTGCCACTGGGG
The window above is part of the Mustela nigripes isolate SB6536 chromosome 10, MUSNIG.SB6536, whole genome shotgun sequence genome. Proteins encoded here:
- the CRTC2 gene encoding LOW QUALITY PROTEIN: CREB-regulated transcription coactivator 2 (The sequence of the model RefSeq protein was modified relative to this genomic sequence to represent the inferred CDS: deleted 1 base in 1 codon); protein product: MATAGANGPGSATAAASNPRKFSEKIALQKQRQAEETAAFEEVTRACPPSQLQAQKLRLAYTRSSHYGGSLPNVNQIGCGLAEFQSPLHSPLDSARGTRHHGLVERVQRDPRRMVSPLRRCPRHVDSSPYGPAYLSPPPESGWRRAVPWGSFPAEKGQMFRLPSALNRTSSDSALHTSVMNPSPQDTYPGPAPPSILPGRRGGFLDGEVDSRVPAIEENVLDDRHLLKPWDPKKLSSSSSRPRSCEVPGINAFPSPDQPAGVPGLPPAMNTGGSLPDLTSLHFPPPLPTPLDPEEMAYPSLSGGNSTSNLTHTMTHLGISGGLGPGAGYDAPGLQSPGSRLSLRPSLSNPSRQASLSGPQPPLQGSHSHPSLPASSLGRQALPAASLGHPSLSAPALSSSSSSSASAPALGAPPYPPSTPGASPRHRRVPLSPLSLPAGPAEARRSQQQLPKQFSPTMSPTLSSITQGVPLDTSKLSTDQRLPPYPYSTPGLLLPSQPATPKPLQQPGLTSQACSRQPSGGQPLGRPLHFGSLYPPSSGGQGQPSYHRPGSDFGLGSLEQFTMESPSASLALDPPGFSEGPGFLGGEGPVSSLQDPHALNHQNLTRCSRRASGPNVLLPGESSPGFSKEIAAALAGVPGFEGPAAGLGLGLEEDLRMEPLGLEGLHMLSDPCALLPDPAVEDSFRSDRLQ